The Pseudomonas protegens genome contains the following window.
CCGTGGGAGAACACCGGGTAGCGCACCACGCCGCCGGCCCGGGGCAGGGCCGCCCCCAGCTCGCAGTAGACGATGCCCAACAGCAGCACGGCGAAGCCGCCCAGCAGCCAGGAAAAGATTCCCGCCGGCCCGGCAATCGCCGAAACGTGGCTGGCGGCGAACAGCCAGCCGGAACCGAAGATCGCACCCAGACCGATAAAGGTCAGGTCCACCAGAGAAAGTTGCTTCTTGAATTTGCCGTTGCCTGACATGGGGCTGCGCCTTTTTTGGGTTATTGGAATAGGCAGGTCGTATGTCACGTCGGCGGGGTCGCCCGACGCTTGCAGCACATGCGCTGTTGCGCAGGCGGGCGCCCCACCCGGGGCGCCCGGCAAGGGACTACAGGCCGACGTCCGGCAGGCTTGGCCGCGTGGCCAGGGCCTTGGCGACTATGGCTTTGACCTCGTCCAGGGTTTGCCCCTGCAGCGCCAGGCGCGGCGGCCGGGTGATCGACGAGCCGCGGCCCACCAGTTCTTCGCAGAGCTTGATGCACTGCACCAGATCCGGACGGGCATCCAGGTGCAGCAGCGGCATGAACCAGCGGTACAGGGCCAGGGCCTCTTCGAAGCGCTTGGCCCTGGCCAGGCGGAACAGCGTCTCGCCCTCCCTGGGGAAGGCCACCGACATGCCCGAAACCCAGCCCTCGGCGCCCACCGCGACGCTTTCCACCACCACGTCATCGAGCCCGGCGAACAGCACGAAGCGATCGCCGACCGCGTTGCGCAGGTCGATGAAGCGCCGGGTATCACCGGAGGAATCCTTAAAGCAGACGATGTTCTCGCAGTCCTGCAAGGCGATCAGCACCTCGGGGGTGACGTCGTTCTTGTAGATCGGCGGGTTGTTGTAAACCATCACCGGCAAGTCGGTGCCGGTGGCCACGGCGCGAAAATGCGCGGCGGTTTCATGGGGCTTGGCCGAGTACACCAGCGCCGGCATCACCATCACCCCATCGGCCCCGACCCTGGCCGCCTCGCGCACCGTATGGCGGGCGAACTCGGTGGTGAACTCGGCCACCCCGGCAATCACCGGCACCCGCCCCCCGGCGGCGTCCTTGGCGACTTCGATCACCGCGAGTTTCTCGGCGGTACTCAGGGAAGTGTTTTCGCCCACGGTGCCGCACACCACCAGGCCGGACACGCCATCGTCCACCAGCTTGCGCATGACCTGGTGAGTGGCCTGCAGGTCGAGGGAGAAATCGGCTTTGAATTGCGTGGTCACGGCGGGGAACACACCGCTCCACTGGATGGCTTTACGGCTCATGGTCTTGTCCTTGTTTGAGGTCGGCCGGGCCGACAGGCGTTGGAGACGCTATCCAGAGTCGCCTTTTATCCCCCTTGCAGCTTGAAGCTTTTCACCCCCGCGGGAGACGAAATCGGCACATTCGCCGATCGCCCGCGCGGTGCCTGCCCGGGCCCGGGTGCGCACGCACAACTGTGCCGATTTCGTCATCCGCGCCAGGGAAAACCCACAAGCGGCCGCCCTCTCGCCAGGGCCACTCTGTAGCTCTTTCCCCGCAGGTGCCGCCATGAAAAAAATAACCGTGATCGACTCCCACACCGGGGGTGAACCCACCCGCCTGGTCATCGACGGCTTTCCCGACCTGGGCCGGGGCTCCATGGCCGAGCGCCTGCAGGCCCTGCGCAGCGACCACGATCAATGGCGTCGCGCCTGCGTCCTCGAACCCCGGGGCAGTGACGTGCTGGTGGGCGCCCTGCTCTGCGCGCCCCAGGCCAGCGATGCCTGCGCCGGGGTGATCTTCTTCAACAACAGCGGCTACCTGGGCATGTGCGGCCACGGCACCATCGGCCTGGTGCGCTCGCTGTACCACCTGGGGCGCATCGACTGCGGCGTGCACCGCATCGAAACCCCGGTGGGCACGGTGCAGGCCACCTTGCATGAGGACCTGTCGGTGAGCGTGCGCAATGTGCCCGCGTATCGCTACCGCCGCCAGGTGGCGCTGCAGGTGCCGGGGCACGGCACGCTGCACGGCGACATTGCCTGGGGCGGCAACTGGTTCTTCCTGATCAGCGACCACGGCCAGCGCCTGGCCCTGGACAATGTCGAAGCCCTGACCCATTACACCTGGAGCGTGCGCGCGGCGCTGGAGGCCGCTGGAATCACCGGCGCCGGGGGCGGGCTCATCGACCACATCGAACTGTTCGCCGACGACCCGGAGGCCGACAGCCGCAACTTCGTCCTGTGTCCGGGCAAGGCCTACGACCGCTCGCCCTGCGGCACCGGCACCAGCGCCAAGCTGGCCTGCCTGGCCGCTGAGGGCAAACTCGCTCCGGGCCAGACCTGGCGTCAGGCCAGCGTGATCGGCAGCCAGTTCAGCGCCCACTACGAACTGGCCGGCGATCGGATCATTCCCACCCTGCGTGGCAGTGCCCATATCAGCGCCGAAGCCACCCTGCTGCTGGACGACAGCGACCCGTTCGCCTGGGGCATCGGCTCGTGAAGGTACAGGCCGAGGCCGATGTGATCGTGGTCGGCGCCGGCATCATCGGCGCCGCCTGCGCCCACGAACTGGCCAGCCGCGGCCTGCGGGTGCAGGTACTGGACGACGCCCGTGGCGGCGCCACCGCAGCCGGCATGGGGCATCTGGTGGCCATGGACGACAACCCGGCGGAACTGGCCCTGAGTCACTACTCCATCGGCCTCTGGCGCCAGTTGCGCGACCGCCTGCCCGAAGCCTGCGC
Protein-coding sequences here:
- a CDS encoding dihydrodipicolinate synthase family protein, with the protein product MSRKAIQWSGVFPAVTTQFKADFSLDLQATHQVMRKLVDDGVSGLVVCGTVGENTSLSTAEKLAVIEVAKDAAGGRVPVIAGVAEFTTEFARHTVREAARVGADGVMVMPALVYSAKPHETAAHFRAVATGTDLPVMVYNNPPIYKNDVTPEVLIALQDCENIVCFKDSSGDTRRFIDLRNAVGDRFVLFAGLDDVVVESVAVGAEGWVSGMSVAFPREGETLFRLARAKRFEEALALYRWFMPLLHLDARPDLVQCIKLCEELVGRGSSITRPPRLALQGQTLDEVKAIVAKALATRPSLPDVGL
- a CDS encoding 4-hydroxyproline epimerase gives rise to the protein MKKITVIDSHTGGEPTRLVIDGFPDLGRGSMAERLQALRSDHDQWRRACVLEPRGSDVLVGALLCAPQASDACAGVIFFNNSGYLGMCGHGTIGLVRSLYHLGRIDCGVHRIETPVGTVQATLHEDLSVSVRNVPAYRYRRQVALQVPGHGTLHGDIAWGGNWFFLISDHGQRLALDNVEALTHYTWSVRAALEAAGITGAGGGLIDHIELFADDPEADSRNFVLCPGKAYDRSPCGTGTSAKLACLAAEGKLAPGQTWRQASVIGSQFSAHYELAGDRIIPTLRGSAHISAEATLLLDDSDPFAWGIGS